The Methanocella arvoryzae MRE50 genome includes a region encoding these proteins:
- a CDS encoding double zinc ribbon domain-containing protein produces MAILLLVPVASAANVSSTLPYALQPTKNILVNPDIYQITSNSYNVTVTVNQTSIAAGGHAMVTAKVTWAANGTPATGVPVEFTCSPATGTFDPAASTTSSVAIVGRMNKGEAKADFTSNAPGSYTITAQAYKTFLSPGNPGNVKDDSGTQSLVVSAAPVTQTPTPTPTPTPDQGTPTPPPVVVTPGTDASILADYGIYIAIGAVLLLILAAVALFLWLKSSLQVVPKKTKVPADGSSKVPVRVQFVNGLGMVKTMSRDTDVEFETTAGTIKNTVIPQGKDHVDADLLSSKEFGPVTLTTRAGGKMAVTKLDFTVEQGSLDITVQPGTIPADGASSAAVTVMIMDGKGNVVAPLEDKTITLNSTLGTIAPALQMPARTQSASTNITAGEVSGTAVIVATLGNMHGEGKVIFKGMPKRFCMHCGTPMSLEASQCPKCGRTPPSGTDVKQCSACSTVIPEAARFCHHCGARQPDKQ; encoded by the coding sequence ATGGCAATCCTGCTGCTGGTGCCCGTAGCCAGCGCCGCAAACGTTAGTTCTACGCTGCCGTATGCCTTGCAGCCAACCAAGAACATCTTAGTCAATCCGGACATTTACCAGATAACCAGTAACAGCTATAACGTCACTGTAACGGTGAACCAGACTTCGATTGCGGCAGGCGGGCACGCTATGGTGACCGCTAAGGTGACCTGGGCTGCCAACGGCACACCGGCCACGGGCGTCCCGGTCGAGTTCACCTGTTCCCCAGCCACAGGGACGTTCGATCCGGCGGCCTCCACCACCTCATCTGTCGCCATCGTGGGTAGAATGAACAAGGGAGAGGCAAAGGCTGACTTCACTAGTAACGCCCCCGGCTCTTACACGATCACTGCCCAGGCCTACAAGACATTTCTTAGCCCCGGCAACCCCGGCAACGTCAAGGATGACTCCGGCACTCAGAGCCTCGTGGTCTCAGCCGCGCCAGTGACCCAGACTCCCACTCCCACTCCCACTCCTACCCCTGATCAGGGAACGCCTACTCCTCCGCCGGTCGTAGTAACTCCCGGCACCGACGCTTCAATCCTGGCAGATTACGGCATCTACATAGCCATCGGTGCAGTCTTACTCCTGATACTGGCAGCCGTAGCGTTGTTCCTGTGGCTGAAGTCGAGCCTCCAGGTGGTGCCGAAGAAGACGAAGGTTCCGGCGGACGGATCATCTAAGGTGCCGGTGCGGGTGCAGTTCGTCAACGGCCTGGGCATGGTGAAGACGATGAGCCGGGACACCGACGTGGAGTTTGAAACTACGGCCGGCACGATCAAGAACACCGTCATCCCCCAGGGCAAGGACCACGTGGACGCAGATCTCCTTTCGTCGAAGGAGTTCGGCCCGGTGACCCTGACCACCCGGGCAGGTGGCAAGATGGCGGTCACGAAGCTGGACTTCACGGTCGAGCAGGGCAGCCTGGACATCACTGTGCAGCCCGGTACGATCCCGGCAGACGGGGCTTCCTCGGCCGCCGTCACGGTGATGATCATGGACGGCAAGGGCAACGTTGTAGCGCCGCTCGAAGACAAGACCATCACTCTGAACTCCACCCTCGGCACCATCGCTCCGGCGCTGCAGATGCCCGCGAGGACTCAGTCGGCGAGCACAAATATTACTGCAGGCGAGGTGAGCGGCACTGCCGTCATCGTGGCGACCCTCGGCAACATGCACGGCGAAGGCAAAGTGATCTTCAAGGGCATGCCCAAGCGGTTCTGCATGCACTGCGGCACCCCCATGTCCCTCGAAGCCTCCCAGTGCCCCAAATGCGGCCGGACGCCTCCGTCAGGTACGGACGTAAAGCAGTGCTCCGCCTGTAGCACCGTCATACCCGAAGCGGCCAGGTTCTGCCACCACTGCGGCGCCAGACAGCCGGATAAACAGTGA
- a CDS encoding phage late control D family protein, whose protein sequence is MQKPSYKIKLGSQTIEPSSATDIVGIEVDLALDVPIDICKILVNNGPLIGAVKRGDEVSVELGFDGSNTKVFTGGVDSVDPAVSGATITCLSLASLLARKRINQVYEKQAAGAIVEDIAGRAGLAVKEPDDGLSFPSYVIDDSKTAYQHLRELAELSGCDLFLNAEGHLIFKKYEEQKPITLRYGRDIVDVSVQETNPRVSGVRVFEESPASSMGDDTSHWLSKKTMGGSCGDEDGHLITNPAIRDKDTADQVARNYLEKHAVSLSGTVKAIGVPKAGLCSTIRIKEAPDARMNGDFKVVRVTHTFGGERGFMSAIEWVRPPKVSKSEPPVVEKPPVPAPPKKPSFMEEMLQKARDELESAREALVEALDAAESSLDEMLRKVSEARTEIDRMADQLLKEADAAHEQALAAAREPLSTADGLKEELEKQKAQMLRVLEEVLQEYQGLRQMAADQVAECEQDYNEIRLQIAGEAIESSSEELKRKLKEAEGRLTQAREELEKIDDEIEKASEEGKKKIEDTAREAQAEIDAARKTAEDIIAAANEDYSRARKKADDAKREANEAIDSLNKAYGSAREAVMEGRKMAGLE, encoded by the coding sequence ATGCAGAAGCCGTCCTATAAGATCAAGCTCGGGTCTCAGACCATCGAGCCGTCCTCGGCCACGGACATCGTGGGCATCGAGGTAGACCTCGCTCTCGACGTCCCCATCGACATCTGTAAAATACTGGTGAATAACGGCCCGCTGATCGGTGCCGTGAAGAGGGGTGACGAAGTCTCGGTGGAGCTGGGCTTCGACGGCAGCAACACTAAAGTCTTCACCGGTGGCGTGGATTCGGTGGACCCCGCTGTTTCAGGGGCGACGATCACCTGCCTCAGCCTGGCGTCGCTGCTCGCCCGTAAACGCATCAACCAGGTCTACGAGAAGCAGGCGGCCGGCGCCATCGTAGAGGATATCGCCGGCAGAGCCGGCCTGGCGGTCAAGGAACCCGACGATGGCCTGAGCTTTCCCTCGTACGTGATCGACGACAGCAAGACCGCCTACCAGCACCTTCGGGAGCTGGCCGAACTATCGGGCTGCGATCTCTTCCTGAATGCCGAAGGCCACCTGATCTTTAAAAAGTACGAGGAGCAGAAGCCGATAACCCTCAGGTACGGCAGGGATATCGTCGACGTGAGCGTGCAGGAGACTAACCCCCGGGTATCCGGGGTGAGGGTGTTCGAAGAGAGCCCGGCGAGCTCGATGGGCGACGACACCTCCCACTGGCTCTCCAAGAAGACGATGGGCGGCTCGTGCGGGGACGAGGACGGGCACCTGATCACCAATCCTGCTATAAGGGACAAGGACACAGCCGACCAGGTGGCCCGGAACTACCTCGAGAAGCACGCCGTATCCCTGTCCGGCACCGTCAAGGCGATCGGGGTGCCAAAAGCCGGCCTGTGCAGCACGATCAGGATCAAGGAAGCCCCCGATGCCAGGATGAACGGGGACTTCAAGGTCGTCAGGGTCACCCACACTTTCGGGGGAGAGCGGGGCTTCATGTCAGCTATCGAGTGGGTCAGGCCCCCGAAGGTCTCGAAGTCCGAGCCTCCGGTAGTCGAGAAGCCTCCCGTACCGGCCCCGCCGAAGAAGCCGTCGTTCATGGAGGAGATGCTCCAGAAGGCCAGAGACGAGCTGGAGAGCGCCAGAGAAGCGCTGGTAGAGGCGCTGGACGCCGCGGAAAGCTCGCTGGATGAGATGCTCCGGAAGGTAAGCGAGGCCAGGACCGAGATCGACAGGATGGCCGATCAGCTCCTGAAAGAGGCAGACGCCGCCCACGAGCAGGCGCTGGCGGCAGCCAGGGAGCCTCTGTCCACGGCCGACGGGCTAAAAGAAGAGCTGGAAAAGCAGAAGGCGCAGATGCTCCGGGTGCTCGAGGAAGTCCTGCAGGAATACCAGGGCCTGCGGCAGATGGCAGCCGATCAGGTGGCAGAGTGCGAGCAGGACTACAACGAGATCAGGCTGCAGATTGCAGGGGAAGCTATCGAAAGTTCCTCCGAAGAATTGAAGAGAAAGCTGAAAGAGGCCGAGGGGCGGCTTACACAGGCAAGAGAAGAGCTCGAGAAGATCGATGACGAGATCGAGAAGGCTTCTGAGGAAGGCAAAAAGAAGATCGAGGATACCGCCCGGGAAGCCCAGGCTGAAATCGATGCCGCCAGAAAGACGGCTGAAGACATCATCGCCGCCGCGAACGAGGACTACTCCCGGGCGAGGAAGAAGGCGGACGACGCGAAGCGGGAGGCAAACGAGGCCATCGACAGCCTGAACAAAGCCTATGGCTCGGCAAGAGAGGCCGTGATGGAAGGCCGGAAGATGGCAGGGCTGGAGTGA
- a CDS encoding baseplate J/gp47 family protein: MTFVRKEYRQITDSMLSQITRGVIEEKFEHTAGRTKYRLAYPDVVDILRVEGTLKSSPFTFRKGTDYRLSGSMIEWLRDGEKPASKTTFTVFYRIDVPMGITDVNPGSVARTLIESIALEMDYLNAQMRQVYDSGFIDTATGKSLDLVVSILGISRKMAGYASGEVTFGRKREPAEVSVSREAHVYDGKSRYELKNSLVKGVKAAEGTTDGGKAAYAQGRDFEVRNGAILWLPGGKKPDLNTVFYVDYSAYEKIVIPLDTRVSTYSRRAENVKVFRTVREVTLAKNPDGRWEADVPVMALVPGKEGNVFAGSINIMPRPVTGIEYVINKKDILNGTDVETDSELRDRGRRALEVAGKATLRSLKSAVEGVDGVVGEVVVIDQPDGVPGVMQIIASGGDDEEIARVIDETRAAGILVEFKRPSLTPLDLKLTLVVRQDLDRSEVRDKADRQIREYVGRINIGEPVLISGIIRAALAVEGVRDARGVTINDRSENAEVRSDEKCELRTLEIYVED, from the coding sequence ATGACCTTCGTCCGAAAAGAATACCGCCAGATTACCGATTCCATGCTCAGCCAGATCACCAGAGGGGTGATCGAAGAAAAGTTCGAGCACACGGCCGGGCGCACCAAGTACAGGCTCGCATATCCCGATGTCGTGGACATTCTCAGGGTGGAAGGCACGCTGAAAAGCAGCCCGTTCACCTTCCGCAAGGGCACCGACTACCGGCTGAGCGGCAGCATGATCGAGTGGCTCCGGGACGGGGAGAAGCCAGCCTCGAAGACGACCTTCACCGTCTTCTACAGGATAGACGTGCCCATGGGCATCACAGACGTGAATCCCGGCAGCGTCGCCCGCACACTGATCGAGTCCATCGCCCTGGAGATGGATTACCTGAACGCCCAGATGCGCCAGGTGTACGACTCGGGCTTCATCGACACCGCCACCGGCAAGTCGCTGGACCTGGTCGTCTCCATCCTGGGCATCTCCCGCAAGATGGCCGGCTACGCCTCGGGCGAGGTCACCTTCGGCCGCAAGCGCGAGCCTGCCGAAGTGTCCGTGTCGAGAGAGGCCCACGTCTACGACGGCAAGAGCCGGTACGAGCTCAAGAACAGCCTGGTCAAGGGCGTCAAAGCGGCAGAGGGCACCACTGACGGAGGAAAGGCAGCCTATGCCCAGGGCAGGGACTTCGAGGTCCGTAACGGCGCCATCCTCTGGCTTCCGGGGGGTAAAAAGCCCGACCTTAACACAGTCTTCTACGTAGACTATTCGGCCTACGAGAAGATCGTCATCCCGCTGGACACCAGGGTCTCTACCTATTCCCGAAGGGCGGAGAACGTCAAGGTCTTCCGTACTGTCCGGGAAGTCACCCTGGCGAAAAACCCGGATGGGCGGTGGGAAGCCGACGTGCCGGTCATGGCGCTGGTGCCGGGCAAGGAAGGCAACGTCTTTGCGGGCAGCATCAACATCATGCCCAGGCCCGTCACGGGCATCGAGTACGTGATAAATAAGAAGGACATCCTGAACGGCACAGACGTGGAAACTGATTCCGAGCTGCGCGACAGGGGCAGAAGGGCGCTGGAAGTTGCGGGCAAGGCCACCCTCAGGTCGCTGAAGTCAGCGGTGGAAGGGGTGGACGGGGTAGTCGGCGAGGTCGTGGTTATCGACCAGCCGGACGGAGTGCCGGGAGTCATGCAGATCATAGCCAGCGGTGGCGATGACGAGGAGATCGCCCGGGTCATCGACGAGACCAGGGCCGCCGGCATCCTCGTGGAATTCAAGCGGCCTTCTCTGACGCCGCTGGACCTTAAGCTCACACTGGTCGTTCGCCAGGATCTGGACAGAAGCGAAGTCAGGGATAAGGCTGACCGGCAGATCAGGGAGTACGTGGGCAGGATCAACATCGGAGAGCCGGTGCTGATCAGCGGCATCATCAGGGCGGCGCTGGCAGTGGAAGGCGTGAGGGACGCGAGGGGCGTCACCATCAACGACAGGAGCGAGAACGCAGAAGTCCGGTCTGACGAGAAGTGCGAGCTCAGAACGCTGGAGATCTACGTGGAGGACTGA
- a CDS encoding PAAR domain-containing protein encodes MGQPAAKQGDQIVATDTHIVMIPSPGGPVPTPLPHPFTGTIGGGLSSDVKIMGMPAATVDSTADNLPPHIPQGGSFQTPPSNKGKIILGSATVMINGKPAARNGDTATTCNDPADQPVGKVVASGTVMIG; translated from the coding sequence ATGGGACAGCCGGCGGCGAAACAGGGAGACCAGATAGTGGCGACGGACACGCATATAGTCATGATCCCGTCGCCGGGAGGCCCGGTGCCTACCCCGCTGCCGCACCCGTTCACAGGCACCATCGGGGGAGGCCTGAGCTCCGACGTCAAGATCATGGGCATGCCTGCCGCCACAGTGGACAGCACTGCGGACAACCTGCCCCCGCACATACCGCAGGGAGGCTCGTTCCAGACGCCTCCGTCTAACAAGGGCAAGATCATCCTGGGGAGCGCGACCGTGATGATCAACGGCAAGCCTGCAGCCCGCAACGGCGATACCGCGACCACGTGCAACGACCCCGCCGATCAGCCGGTGGGTAAGGTCGTGGCATCGGGGACCGTGATGATAGGATAG
- a CDS encoding carboxypeptidase regulatory-like domain-containing protein: MKIELDGIPLATTVYGGTGGQQEVRNIRRITTTDRRNVMAYEVPGMEGSTFQNLGRSAVLISFEGLITGKGAKGVLENIRARYKGGTPVSFNSDITGAADVTKVIIQELVITETTELIDHFEYSIVLREFKEPPPEPTTPPSQDEEAEEWAQAEAKKAADTKSQVKGSVKDGDGKPVAGKEVIIAGMFGEYSVTTDENGDYYVEELPPGQYEVSVNDPAYEGMTRTIEVSGEETTGPAGEAGLSEEARRAGTAGGAGDAGAGGKAARSDTAVLEEVVDEEDVTIQATGGIRSLKAGE, encoded by the coding sequence GTGAAGATCGAGCTGGACGGCATACCGCTCGCCACCACGGTCTACGGGGGCACGGGAGGGCAGCAGGAGGTCCGCAACATCCGGCGGATCACTACCACGGACAGGCGTAACGTGATGGCCTACGAAGTGCCGGGCATGGAGGGCAGCACCTTCCAGAACCTCGGCAGGAGCGCTGTGCTCATCTCCTTCGAAGGGCTGATCACGGGCAAGGGAGCTAAAGGCGTGCTGGAAAACATCAGGGCCAGGTACAAGGGCGGCACCCCCGTGTCGTTCAATTCGGATATCACCGGGGCGGCGGACGTCACTAAAGTGATCATACAGGAGCTGGTCATCACCGAGACCACAGAGCTGATCGATCACTTCGAGTACTCCATCGTGCTCCGGGAATTCAAGGAGCCTCCCCCGGAGCCGACCACGCCGCCCTCGCAGGATGAGGAAGCGGAGGAGTGGGCACAGGCGGAGGCGAAGAAGGCTGCCGACACGAAGAGCCAGGTGAAAGGCAGCGTGAAGGACGGGGATGGCAAGCCCGTCGCGGGAAAGGAAGTCATCATCGCCGGCATGTTCGGGGAGTACAGCGTCACCACGGACGAGAACGGAGACTACTACGTCGAGGAACTGCCACCGGGCCAGTACGAGGTCAGCGTCAACGACCCGGCATACGAGGGCATGACCCGGACTATTGAGGTAAGTGGCGAAGAGACCACCGGGCCGGCAGGCGAGGCTGGGCTGAGCGAAGAAGCCCGCCGGGCCGGGACTGCGGGTGGGGCAGGAGATGCCGGAGCCGGCGGCAAAGCCGCAAGATCGGACACGGCAGTCCTGGAAGAAGTGGTAGACGAAGAAGACGTTACCATACAGGCTACCGGAGGAATCCGATCTCTGAAAGCGGGCGAGTGA
- a CDS encoding GPW/gp25 family protein, with amino-acid sequence MDEDLYGSDLKLLVETGEYAGIGVDLTVSRKGELTTVSGMENLGQALLHRLLTRKGELADLGHPAYGSRLHELIGEPNTADTRELIRMYAKECIMTEPRVRDIVSIKVNTYKDNPGAVILDVVVAPIGSTVPLNLVFPYFLEVA; translated from the coding sequence ATGGACGAAGATCTGTATGGGAGCGATCTGAAGCTCCTGGTAGAGACCGGCGAGTACGCCGGCATAGGAGTGGACCTGACGGTGAGCCGGAAAGGGGAGCTGACAACGGTGTCCGGGATGGAGAACCTGGGGCAGGCTCTGCTGCACCGGCTGCTGACGAGAAAGGGGGAGCTTGCCGACCTGGGACACCCGGCCTACGGCTCCCGGCTCCACGAGCTGATCGGCGAGCCCAACACTGCTGATACGAGAGAGCTGATTCGAATGTATGCCAAGGAGTGCATCATGACAGAGCCCCGGGTCCGGGACATCGTGAGCATCAAGGTCAACACCTACAAGGATAACCCCGGCGCCGTCATCCTCGACGTGGTAGTAGCGCCCATCGGCAGCACCGTTCCCCTCAACCTCGTGTTCCCCTACTTCCTGGAGGTGGCGTGA
- a CDS encoding phage baseplate assembly protein V has translation MNSIEIIQKVAGNELRKLRTIELGIVTSVFSHADSGDRDNYACNVMLKTTELELRNVPVATQIVGLACAPKAGDLVLLAFVNGSIHAPIVIGRLYNSEDRPPLNNTGEIVFEQRGDEDSSLRRLYLKFPGGTEVTIKDDQVDISLGGSKLTIEKDGDVVVEAGGDVRIRSGGDTTIEAGGDLNLKGSGTVNIKGSMVNIN, from the coding sequence GTGAACAGCATTGAGATCATCCAGAAAGTAGCCGGCAATGAGCTACGCAAACTCCGGACTATCGAGCTGGGCATCGTGACCTCGGTCTTCTCCCATGCCGACAGCGGCGATCGGGATAACTACGCGTGTAACGTGATGCTGAAAACGACCGAGCTGGAGCTGCGGAACGTGCCCGTAGCTACTCAGATCGTAGGCCTGGCCTGCGCCCCGAAGGCCGGCGACCTGGTCTTGCTGGCCTTCGTCAACGGCAGCATCCACGCTCCCATCGTGATCGGCCGGCTGTACAATTCGGAGGACCGGCCGCCACTCAACAACACGGGCGAGATTGTCTTCGAGCAGCGGGGAGACGAGGACAGCAGCCTGCGCAGGCTCTACCTGAAGTTCCCCGGCGGCACCGAGGTCACCATCAAGGACGACCAGGTAGACATATCGCTCGGGGGCTCGAAGCTGACGATCGAGAAGGACGGTGACGTGGTAGTCGAGGCCGGAGGCGACGTGAGGATCAGGTCCGGCGGGGACACGACCATCGAGGCCGGAGGCGACCTGAATCTGAAGGGCTCGGGCACCGTTAACATCAAGGGCAGCATGGTGAACATCAACTGA
- a CDS encoding phage tail sheath subtilisin-like domain-containing protein, with product MTRIVPGVEIQVIKEIVPQQLNPSGVVAMIGTTEKGEPLVPTPVSSYAEFADKFGASDKFSVTKDVRQAFQNGVFQVFVVPIAGRNGTKASLLLKDRKGRDTLLLTSKSMGEDGNVISVKVEDEPEGDAVKIMISDGANIEIYDRIDMETVETINRKSALVTAQDLKSSSKAPNNNPAPVEASLAGGVTGVISKEDYEAALEKLEGEPDIDLVVACDVTDPEIHALVEAHCMKMSLEARNRIGLGTVASGESVRDICARTKTLASDRFVLVAPYGCTGAVAGLISKLNYYESPTFKPVSGLPKLEANYTPSEQMEMLKAGVLPLEAQRGRGIVVVKGISTSKEQISVTRVADHAVRGVKNISDLFIGTLNNENGRMALKGNITAFLTQMERENAIVPSTDGKEPAFLLDVYSSEMDFAQGIVRVNLAVRPVRAIDFIYATIKVEA from the coding sequence ATGACCCGGATAGTTCCAGGTGTGGAGATTCAGGTAATCAAGGAGATCGTGCCCCAGCAGCTCAACCCGTCAGGGGTCGTAGCTATGATCGGCACGACCGAGAAGGGTGAGCCTCTGGTGCCCACCCCGGTGAGCAGCTATGCAGAGTTCGCCGACAAATTCGGCGCGAGCGACAAGTTCTCAGTCACGAAGGACGTCAGGCAGGCCTTCCAGAATGGCGTTTTTCAGGTTTTCGTGGTGCCCATCGCCGGCAGGAACGGCACGAAAGCCAGCCTGCTTCTCAAAGACAGAAAGGGCAGGGACACCCTCCTGCTGACGTCTAAGTCCATGGGCGAAGACGGCAACGTCATCAGCGTCAAGGTCGAGGACGAGCCCGAGGGCGACGCGGTGAAGATCATGATCTCGGATGGTGCGAACATCGAGATCTACGACCGCATTGACATGGAGACCGTCGAGACGATCAACAGGAAGTCAGCGCTGGTTACCGCGCAGGATTTGAAGTCCTCGTCCAAGGCCCCGAACAACAACCCTGCCCCTGTTGAGGCCAGCCTCGCCGGCGGAGTCACCGGCGTCATCAGCAAGGAAGACTACGAGGCGGCCCTGGAGAAGCTCGAGGGCGAGCCGGACATCGACCTCGTGGTGGCCTGTGACGTCACCGACCCGGAGATCCACGCGCTGGTCGAGGCCCACTGCATGAAGATGAGCCTGGAGGCCCGGAACCGGATCGGCCTCGGCACCGTGGCGAGCGGCGAGAGCGTCAGGGACATCTGTGCCAGGACGAAGACGCTGGCCAGCGACAGGTTCGTCTTAGTCGCACCTTACGGATGCACAGGTGCAGTCGCAGGCCTGATCAGCAAGCTCAACTACTACGAGTCGCCCACCTTCAAGCCCGTCAGCGGTCTACCTAAGCTGGAGGCTAACTATACGCCGTCCGAGCAGATGGAGATGCTCAAAGCCGGCGTCCTGCCCCTGGAGGCACAGCGCGGCCGGGGCATCGTGGTAGTCAAGGGCATCTCGACCAGCAAGGAGCAGATCAGCGTGACCCGGGTGGCGGACCACGCAGTCCGCGGCGTCAAGAACATCTCAGACCTCTTCATCGGCACGCTGAACAACGAGAACGGCAGGATGGCCCTGAAGGGCAACATCACTGCGTTCCTGACCCAGATGGAGAGGGAGAACGCCATCGTGCCGAGCACCGATGGCAAGGAGCCGGCGTTCCTCCTGGACGTGTACAGCTCGGAGATGGACTTCGCGCAGGGTATCGTGCGAGTCAATCTCGCGGTGAGGCCGGTCAGGGCGATCGACTTCATCTACGCGACGATCAAGGTGGAGGCTTAG